The Carassius auratus strain Wakin chromosome 21, ASM336829v1, whole genome shotgun sequence sequence CACCAGTGTGGATTGCTAACTGAACCATTAACTTACCCACCCGGTTCCAGTATTTATCTGTCAGTAGAGCCACTCAGGAACTCTGAAGTCCCGTCAACATATTACACCAAAAGCCTAGGTAAGTGAAAACGTGAGAACGCTAAGGTTAGTGTGTTTTATATGGATAATATCTTGTTTGATTTACTGAGATTGCGTTATTAGCCAAAGCTAGCTCTGTACATGTAGTAACGTTAGTGGCAGAATGcttataaaaaacaattaagtgtaacgttacttttaaaaagtgttttttatatatatataacttaccttaaaagaatatacttaccTTCTAAAGCAACGTAATTCTTTCGAGCACTTAACTAcgttatttgcatttaatgtaatttttatttaaattcgaATGTCATATAACActgtatttgaatatacttttaatcatacatttttctgtaagattttaatttcaaagtaactcaagtactttacatgtgctttcaGTCAACGACCTAGTCTAGAaagtgtatttgttttattttattaatatattaatattaataaaattaaagtcCAAGTAcagctctatttatttatttgttaagcaATACAAgtgcacattaaatataattaatcagACTTCTGTTTTCCAGGATGATACTGTCTATATCTACCTAGCTGTAATATGCCATATATAAACATCTCTATGCCTATATTTATAGTGTCTTTTTCTTCAGACCCATATAATCATGACTGCCATGCGAGTGGATGCTAAGGTGGTCATGCTTGGCAAGGAGAGTGTGGGCAAAACCAGTCTGGTGGAAAGATACGTACATCGCCGGTTTCTTGTGGGACCATATcaaaatgtaagtgtgtgtgtaagcaCAGCAGCCTCTAGAAGCCAATTTACCATTTTCTGAAATTGTTTGGTCtcattaaagacattttttgTGTATAATGTAAGTTTGACTGGCTATCAACTATCTCTAGTCATGTGTCACATACTATAAACCAGCTCCACAGGTAAAGCCACCTTCCACGGATGTCAGTGGCTCTTCGACGATGACCTGATATGATGTTTCTAggttatgtgtctgtgtgtgtatatgtgttttttaattaattgtttttttctcattaagaCTATAGGGGCTGCGTTTGTTGCGAAAGCCCTCAATGTCAGTGACAAGGTGGTTACTCTGGGAATATGGGTAAGTGTAGTTACTTGGGACTTTATATACGCTGATCAGCCACTCATTAGTGACTTCACATGTTTCTTTTGATCTTAGGACACTGCTGGGTCTGAACGCTATGAAGCTATGAGCAGAATCTATTACAGAGGAGCCCGCGCTGCCATTGTCTGCTACGGTAAATCCCTCTGTTGCAGTTTGacaggaaaggttttttttttttttcaaatccaaaGTGCAGCTCAGTCTAGCAGTCAGGTGACACTGAGCAAGGAAATGGCTCATGCTTGCTCACTCTGTGTATAAATTGCAGTCGTTACAAGTCCTGCTAGGAAGTTCATGTGtttgattcaaataatttaatcagGGGTTCTCTGGAGtccatataaaatgtaaataggcaaaaaaaaaaaaaaaaaaatcaacaacaaaatttTTTGGACCGTAAAATGTTTGAATGTAAAAAATTGAgataatgcatatatatttatttatcatttgtttaatttttttcaattcatttgatgttatgatttcattttgcattttaaagattaaaaaatatattttattttaatctaatttgaAATTAGTTTATCTTaggttttgttttcttaaaaaatataaaaacaattatttaaacttGTTGTTATAATATGATACTTAATATTTTACTCAcactatgtgtgtatatatatatgtatatgtatatatatgtatatgtatatgtgtatatattttttttttcaacactacCATTCAACATTTTGTACAATAAATCCATTAATAAAAGtatcttttcttaaaaaaaaacacacaaaacttttgaacagtagtgtacatgtaaaaaaaaaaatctaaagaaaatgaGCTCTTTCACAAGTGAAACAGTTTGAAACCATCCTATTGTTATGCTAAATTTGTGTCTGATTTTCACTATCACACTTAGACTTGACTGACAGCAGCAGTTTCGGAAGGGCAAGGTTCTGGGTGAAGGAGTTACAGAACTGTGAAGAGGTAAAATAAACCCACGTCTCACAAAATCATGAGAACAACTTCAGCACAACTTTATggacacattattttattttcagcacTGCAAGATATATTTGTGTGGCACCAAGAGTGACCTCATTGAGGCCGATCGGAGTGTGCGGCAAGTAGACTACCATGATGTTCAAGACTTTGCAGATGGTAAGCATGAATTTAGCTGCTTTTGTTTTCTTCAAAGCATTTCAATAAAACTTCATTAAAATTTTCAGAAATAGGTGCACAACATTTCGAGACCTCCAGCAAAACAGGAAAAAATGTTGGTGAGTGATACTTCAGTTTATCTGCTCTGTTGAGCACTGTTTCTGTGTAACGTGCCGTTAGATACTGAGAAgtttcacttctttatttgttttattttttattttttcatacagatgaggTGTTTCAGAAAGTGGCTGAAGATTTCAGTAGCTGTGCTTTAGAGTTCATGCAAGGTGAGAATTTGCTGCAAAGCGAAACCAGTTATTTTACACTTTACACCTGGGTCTATGTGTTTCAGACACAAGGCTTTTCAAGCCCTCACTCTCTGTTACTTGATGCTTCACATAAGCATGAAAAGCACAAATGAATGTCATTACAATGACAAGATGCAAACTGCTTGCAAGGACCATCTTTGGAAGGTGccccctttttattttattacagatttCTGTCCAAaaacagatgcacacacatgtgcatgtgtatttt is a genomic window containing:
- the LOC113038350 gene encoding ras-related protein Rab-24-like, producing the protein MTAMRVDAKVVMLGKESVGKTSLVERYVHRRFLVGPYQNTIGAAFVAKALNVSDKVVTLGIWDTAGSERYEAMSRIYYRGARAAIVCYDLTDSSSFGRARFWVKELQNCEEHCKIYLCGTKSDLIEADRSVRQVDYHDVQDFADEIGAQHFETSSKTGKNVDEVFQKVAEDFSSCALEFMQEKKVVDLGQKKDSYFDNCCHN